One stretch of Periplaneta americana isolate PAMFEO1 chromosome 1, P.americana_PAMFEO1_priV1, whole genome shotgun sequence DNA includes these proteins:
- the LOC138702743 gene encoding acid ceramidase-like isoform X3 — protein sequence MIGLLNSIKENSGLLFGFELFYLVDNYLPYLTRTLPQPYYDELVGISQATNISLGEITLFNVFYEFFSVCTSIIAQGNNKEMYHGRNLDFGLFLGWDVTNNTWLTTEYLKPLVVKLDFMKDNKTLFRSVNFAGYIGILTAVKKGAFSLTVDERFKLDGGYIGISEWILGYHNQKWMGLLTREVMETADNYKTAQKMLAKPHLIAPVYFILAGSKSDEGCIITRSRTKFDIWNIGEKHEHQNESWYLVQTNYDHWEKPPFFDDRRSPAIHCMEEFGRADPLSTIYNVLSTRPILNKLTTYTALMDVNSGMLQAKLRDCEDPCWPW from the exons ATGATAGGTCTACTGAACAGTATTAAAGAGAATTCAGGATTGCTTTTTGGATTCGAGTTATTTTATCTAGTCGACAACTACTTACCATATCTTACACGGACCCTGCCACAACCCTATTACGATGAACTTGTTGGGATTTCTCAAGCCACAAACATCAGTCTTGGAGAAATAAcactttttaatgtattttacgaATTCTTTAGTGTTTGTACTTCCATAATTGCACAAGGCAACAACAAAGAAATGTACCATGGACGAAATTTGGATTTCGGTTTATTTTTGGG GTGGGATGTGACCAATAACACTTGGTTGACTACAGAGTATCTGAAACCACTAGTTGTCAAATTGGACTTTATGAAGGATAACAAAACATTATTTAGGTCTGTCAATTTTGCAGGATACATAGGAATTTTAACAGCTGTTAAAAAG GGTGCTTTCAGCTTAACAGTAGACGAGAGATTTAAGCTAGATGGGGGATACATAGGAATATCGGAATGGATTTTGGGATATCACAATCAGAAGTGGATGGGGCTGTTGACTCGCGAAGTGATGGAAACTGCTGATAACTATAAGACTGCACAAAAAATGCTAGCAAAGCCACATCTTATAGCTCCTGTTTACTTTATTCTGGCTGGTTCAAAGTCAGATGAAGGCTGTATTATTACTCGAAGCAGGACTAAATTCGATATCTGGAATATTGGTGAGAAACATGAACATCAGAATGAATCCTGGTATCTTGTTCAAACCAACTATGACCATTGGGAGAAGCCACCATTCTTTGATGACCGCCGTTCTCCAGCCATTCATTGTATGGAAGAATTTGGTCGGGCCGATCCTCTTAGTACAATATACAACGTACTGTCTACCAGGCCTATTCTTAacaaa